GTGACGGCCAGCGTGCCGGTTGGACTGTACTCAATCGGCGGAAAGACCGGTCTCCAGAGGGGCGACCGCGTCGCGATCGATCCTGCTTTCAGGCTGCAGAAATACCTCGCCTCGCGCGGCTATCTTCCTGCGGGCGTTCCGCTCATCAAGGAGGTTGCGGCGCTTGGCGGGGATACGGTCTGCCGGCGCGACCTGCTCATCGAGATCAATGGGACACCTGCGGGATCGGCGCGTCGGCGCGACAGCCTTGGACGCGAACTGCCCGTCTGGAAAGGATGCCGGACTATCGCTGCGGATGAACTGTTCGTGATGAACAGGCGCGCCCCCGGCAGCTTTGACGGGCGTTATTTCGGCCCGGTCGCACGCGCCGATGTCATCGGGCGCGCGCGGCCCGTCTGGACCAACGAATCGGGCGACGGGGACTATGTCCTGCTCGCCTCGCCCGCCGACTTTCCCATCCAAAACACCACTGAAGGAGACGCACAATGACCTGTATCGGCACTTTTGCAGCCACACCCGACGGCTTTGAAGGGCGCCTGCAAACCCTGACCATCGACGCACCGCTGACCCTGGTGGCCGCCGACCCCGGCGACACCGAGAACGCCCCTGACTATCGCATCATGGCAGGTGAAGGCGAGGAAACCTACGAGGTGGGTGCAGGCTGGAAACATGTCGGCGACAAGGCAGGCAGTTTTGTCACGCTCGTCATCGACGATCCGGTATTGCCGCGGCCTCTGCGCGCCAATCTGTTCAGTTCTGACGGCCAGAGCCATGTCCTTATATGGTCGCGCGGTGCGCGCCGCCCGG
The genomic region above belongs to Qipengyuania spongiae and contains:
- a CDS encoding DUF736 domain-containing protein — encoded protein: MTCIGTFAATPDGFEGRLQTLTIDAPLTLVAADPGDTENAPDYRIMAGEGEETYEVGAGWKHVGDKAGSFVTLVIDDPVLPRPLRANLFSSDGQSHVLIWSRGARRPAKD
- a CDS encoding S26 family signal peptidase: MVAAATLASIAIPLSRLLVWNVTASVPVGLYSIGGKTGLQRGDRVAIDPAFRLQKYLASRGYLPAGVPLIKEVAALGGDTVCRRDLLIEINGTPAGSARRRDSLGRELPVWKGCRTIAADELFVMNRRAPGSFDGRYFGPVARADVIGRARPVWTNESGDGDYVLLASPADFPIQNTTEGDAQ